A window of the Scleropages formosus chromosome 21, fSclFor1.1, whole genome shotgun sequence genome harbors these coding sequences:
- the LOC108924225 gene encoding C3a anaphylatoxin chemotactic receptor-like — MTLNSTVELKGSENITEVTNSTLKQHQVTWTQFSLTLFTCVVGCLSNGTVIWVLGFRMKKGGFFTYVLNLAVADFAFCAMYATEIPIFLDQSNYPYGVWGCRLDTYFTRLFVYASTILIACICFERCLAIRYPMWYKYRRPQWVPAVTCIAAWVFAATILIVYPASLIITTRPGSPRKCRIRSETALLFIAFSELTTIFLLPLCVIITCHGIIIHRMVREDRNGARRSKVNLTVCATTTLFLLCWTPFQGATCLSIVNILFFKKNESLNAIYLSISSYSSVLVYLNSCLNPFVYLLLGRDMKKRIIVSLPCLQGVLERAFTVSSSDV, encoded by the coding sequence ATGACtttgaacagcactgtggagcTCAAAGGCTCTGAGAATATCACTGAAGTTACCAACAGTACTTTGAAACAACACCAAGTAACCTGGACTCAGTTCAGCCTGACTTTGTTCACATGCGTGGTTGGCTGCTTGAGCAATGGCACAGTTATCTGGGTGCTGGGCTTCAGAATGAAGAAGGGTGGTTTTTTCACCTATGTGTTGAATTTAGCAGTGGctgattttgcattttgtgcCATGTATGCAACAGAGATCCCCATCTTTCTAGATCAAAGCAATTACCCATATGGGGTTTGGGGCTGTCGGCTGGACACATACTTCACCCGGCTGTTTGTCTATGCCAGTACAATCCTCATCGCCTGTATCTGTTTTGAACGCTGTCTGGCAATCCGTTATCCTATGTGGTACAAATACCGGCGCCCTCAGTGGGTCCCAGCAGTCACCTGCATTGCTGCTTGGGTTTTTGCTGCTACCATATTGATTGTTTACCCTGCTAGCCTGATTATTACTACCCGTCCTGGCAGCCCACGAAAGTGCCGTATCAGGTCTGAAACTGCACTCCTCTTCATCGCCTTTTCTGAGCTTACCACAATCTTCCTGCTGCCGCTGTGTGTGATCATCACTTGTCATGGAATCATCATCCACAGGATGGTGAGGGAGGATCGTAATGGTGCCAGGCGGAGCAAAGTAAACCTTACAGTCTGTGCTACCACCACACTCTTCCTGCTCTGTTGGACACCCTTCCAGGGAGCAACTTGCCTTTCTATCGTGAACATTCTGTTTTTCAAGAAGAATGAAAGTCTAAATGCCATTTATCTTTCAATATCCAGCTATTCCTCTGTCCTTGTCTACCTCAACAGCTGTCTCAACCCCTTTGTCTACCTCCTTCTTGGCAGGGACATGAAAAAAAGGATCATTGTGTCACTACCATGCCTACAAGGTGTGCTTGAGAGAGCTTTTACTGTGTCCAGTTCAGATGTTTAA